Within Deltaproteobacteria bacterium, the genomic segment GGGGGATGTCCCGTACGCTGTTGATCTTCGCGTGATCGAAGCGGCGGTCTCGCGGGTTGACGGTTCCTACGCGGCTTTCTGCTGACGGTCAAGAGTGTTGTGCTTGATGGCGCGATCGAGGGCGGCGTTCAGCTTCGACATGTCGGCGTGACCGCGCACGCGGCGGAAGCCGACCGAGGCGCGCACGACCGCTGCGCCGACCCAGCGCAGCAGCATCGCGCCACCCTGCCAGTTCTTCACGTTGCGCGTGAAGCGGCCGATGCCGCCGTTCAGGTTCTCGATCGCGTTCGTGCTGCGCAGCGTCCGGTAGAGGGCACCTCGGACGCCGAGGCGCTGTAGCATGAGCGTCTCGGCGAGGCCCTCGAGCAGCGAACACGCCGCACCGGGGTGATCGCGCTCGAGCGAGCCCGCGAGCGCACGGAGGCGGCGCTCGGCGATCGCTGCGTCGTTCATCTCCCAGGCCGCGCGCAGGACGCGGCGCACGCGCGGCCGGACGTTCTCGGGAAGGTGCTCGAGGACGTTGCGCTGCTTGTGCACCTGGCAGCGCTGGACGATGCCGAGCGGTCCGAAGACGTCGCGGATCGCCTTGCGCAGCGCCTTGGAGCCGTCGATCACGAAGAGCGTCGCCTGCTCTGTGCTCAGGCCGCGGTCGATGAGATCGGCGAGCAGCGCCTTGGCGACGGTGGCGTTCTCGGTCGCGCCCTCACGCAGCGCCAGCACGTGCTTCTTGCCGTCCGCCGTCACCCCGAGAGCGATCAGGATCGTGTGGTCGTGGAACACGATGCCGTCGATCAGCACGGCTCGGATGCCGAGATCGCCGATCGGGTGCTCGGTCAGCTCGCGCAGGCGCTCGGTCGAGAGCGCGACGAAGCGCCGCGACACGGCGCTCTTCGAGATCGCGCGTCCGACCTCCGGCGCGGGCAGCGGGTCGACGACGTCGCGGTAGCCACGCGTCG encodes:
- a CDS encoding IS256 family transposase → MSVQIPLPVLESLQAAQGDLFALFVDTGREVLRAMMEQDRVALCGPKGKRLPERAAVRAGSVPSEVTLGGQRIAMRRLRARSADGELVLPSFAFAADRDPLDRRTWRAIARGVSTRGYRDVVDPLPAPEVGRAISKSAVSRRFVALSTERLRELTEHPIGDLGIRAVLIDGIVFHDHTILIALGVTADGKKHVLALREGATENATVAKALLADLIDRGLSTEQATLFVIDGSKALRKAIRDVFGPLGIVQRCQVHKQRNVLEHLPENVRPRVRRVLRAAWEMNDAAIAERRLRALAGSLERDHPGAACSLLEGLAETLMLQRLGVRGALYRTLRSTNAIENLNGGIGRFTRNVKNWQGGAMLLRWVGAAVVRASVGFRRVRGHADMSKLNAALDRAIKHNTLDRQQKAA